The genomic interval CCGGCACTTCGGCCGACGAGCCCTCCGGCGCGGGCGCGCCCCGGGCCGGACGGCGCCGCAAGGCCGAGCGGGCCGCGGAGCCGCTGCCCGAGCCCGCCCTCCAGGAGACCGCCGCCCTCGACCTGTCCTTCCCCGAGCCCGGCACGGGCCCGGACCTGATGCCCGGCACGCCCCCGGCGGCCGGGAGCGGCCCGGCCGCGCACGGCGGCGGCGAGGCGGCCCCGTTCACCCCGGGCGCCCAGGACGGCTCGTACGGGGGCTACGGCGACACCGGCTACGCCCCGGAGGCGCCCGCTCCGGACGGCTCCGGCTTCACCGGCTACGACACCTACGCCGGGCAGACCCCCGACCCCTCCTACGGGCAGGGCCAGGGTCAGTACGCCGCGTACTCCGACCCGTACATCGGCAGCCGCCCGCAGGCTTACGAGAACTACGACGCCTTCGGGCAGTACCAGCCGTACCCCCAGCAGTACGGGACGGGTACGTACCCCACGGACGGCTACGCACCCCAGCAGCCGCAGCAGTACGACATGGACACCCCGCCCGGCGGTGTGTGGGTGCCCCAGCAGCGCGACGGCGAGAACCCGCCGCCGCCCGGGCCGCCGCAGCAGCCCTACCCCCGCAGCAGCTGCCGGGCCACGACGGGCAGCAGTACCGCTACTGACCCGCCGCCGGCCGGGCGCCGGCCGGCGCCCGGCTCACTGCGAGCCCCGCCAGTCGGCCCCGTCCACGATGAGCCCGGCCACCATCGCGCCCGACATCCCGGCGTGTGCCAGCCCGCCGCCGGGGTGGGCGAAACCGCCCGCGAGGTACAGGCCCGGAACGTCCGTCGCGTTCCCCGGCCGCAGGAACGCCCCCTCGGCGCCCGCCAGTACGGGCGCGGGCACCCCGCCGCCCTCGGCGCCGGTCGTGGCCTCCGTGTCGGCCGGTGTGCGCACCTCCCGCCACAGCAGCCGCTCCCGCAGGCCCGGAACGGCCGCCTCCGCGGCGTCCGTCATCCGCTCCGCGAAGCCGGTGACGGCCCGCTCGTCCGTCCAGTCCACCGCGCCGTGCGGCGCGACCGTCGCCGTGAGCGTGACGGCCTCGTGCCCGTCGTCCGGCCTCGTGCCCGCGTCGTCCGGGCGCAGCACGGTCACCGTCGGCCGGTAGCGCAGGCCGTCGCCGGCCCGGGCCTCATCGAAGATCCCCGCCAACTCCGCGCCGCGGTCGGGGGTGTGGACCACCGTGCGGTGCGCGGTGCCCTCCGGGCGGCCGCCCCGCAGCGCGAGGAACACCGAGAACCGGCCGGGCGGCACCGGACCGGCGGAGTGCGGCCGTCCGCCGGCCGCGTCCGGCGCGAGCGCGGTCAGGCGGCCGGGGGAGACCGCGGCCACCACCATGTCCGCCTCGGCCCGTTCGCCGCCGGCCAGCTCCACGCCGGCGGCCCGGCCGTCCTTCTCCAGGACGCGCACCACCTCCGCGGCGAAGCGGAACTCCACCCGCCGGGCCACGCACCGCGCGTGCAGCGCGTCCGCGAGCCCCCGCATGCCGCCGCGCACGTACCAGCTGCCGAAGGTCTGCTCCATGTACGGCAGCACCGTCGCGCTCGCCGGTGCCCGCCGCGGGTCGAGCCCGTACGCCAGGGCGTGGCTCTCCAGGAGGGCCACGAGCCGGGGGTCCGTCAGCTCTCTCTCGGCGACGGACGCGAGCGTGGCCGGGGCGTTCCGCCGGAACAGGCCGCGCCTGCGCACCGCCGGGTAGGGGTCACGCGCCAGTGCCTCGCGGGCGGCGGGCCCGGCCCGCAGCGGCTCCTCCAGCAGCGGCCGCCGGGTCGCGTCCCAGACCTCGCGGGCCCGGTTGACCAGCTCGCTCCAGCGCTCGCCCGCGCCCGCGCCGACCGCCTCGTCCAGGGCCCGGACCACACCGGCGCGGGAGGCGTTGGGCAGCGAGACGGCCGTGCCGTCGGCGAAGACGTGACCGCTCGCCGGGTCGACCTGGACGAGCTCGACGCTGTGCTCCAGGGACTCCTTGCCGGTCTTGACGAACAGATCGCGGTAGACCGCCGGCAGGTGCAGCAGCCCCGGCCCGGTGTCGAAGGCGAAACCTTCCCTCGCCAGCCGTCCGACCCCGCCGCCGTGCGTCTCCGCCCGCTCGTACACCGCCACCCGGTGGCCCGCGACGGCCAGCCTGGCGGCGGCTGCCATCGCGCCCGTCCCGGCGCCGATCACCGCAATCCGTGCCATGGGTGCGACTTTATCCGGCGGCACCCGATGGGGCTGAACGCTCAGGCGTGAGTACGCGTACTCAGAGGAGGAGATGAGTAGCCGCACGGATGGTCCGCACCGCCCGGAAGGGGAGAGTGGTGACCACGGAAGGGGCGCGGGTTCCCGGACCGCCGACACGGGGCGGCGGAACGGGCCGCGGCCCCTGACGTGACCGGGGGAGCACGGGGGTCCCGCGGAAACGGGGGCTCGGGGGGAACACGGGGGAACGCTGTTCCGGCGTCGGCCGAGGGGGATCGGTCCGCGCCGGAACAGCGCCCGGGTCCGCCGCGCGCCGGCCGCCCCGGTGCCGCCGCCGCTAGCGGGCGCCGCCGCCGACCCGCCCCTGGAGCAGCCGCGAGAGCGCCGCGTGCACGTCGTCGATCGACCGCTCGGGCTGGAACGACTGCCAGTCCAGGGCCGCCACCAGCACCATCCCGAAGAGCGCGGACGCCGTCAGCGGGATGTCGACCTCCGGGCCCAGCTCGCCCGCCGCCACCGCCTCCCGCAGGATCGACTCGATCACCGCGATCGTCCGCTGCCGCACCTCGGTCAGCGTCGGCTGCCAGGCCCGGTTGGTCCGCCACAGCTCCGCCACGTACAGCCGGGTCAGCGCCGGGTAGCGGGCGATGAAGTCCAGCGCGGCCCGGATCATCGCGTCCAGGGCGTCCACCCGGCCGCCGCCGCGGCCGGCCATCTCGTCCGCCGCCTGCTGGAGGGACTCGGCCAGCAGCTCCATGCCGTGCCGCAGCAGCTCCTCGAAGAGCACGGTCTTGCTGGCGAAGTTGTAGTAGACCGTGCCCTTGGCGACTCCGGCCCGTTCGGCGATCTCGTCCACGGTGGTGGAGGAGAAGCCCTGTTCGGCGATGAGGGTGACCGCGGCTTCGAAGAGCTTCCGCCGGGTGTTCCGGCGGCGCGTGCTGCTGCTGTCCATGAACCGATTCTCCCTGCCGTCGCCCGGCCGCCGGCGCTGCCGTCAACTCCATGCCACGACTTGGGCGTTCGCGCAGCTCAGGCCGATTGTCAGTGGTATGCGCCACGATGGGGACAGATGGCGGCTCCGCCTCCGCGCGGTGGCCCGCCCCCGACGAAGGAGGTTCGTCATGGCTCGTAGCGCGAGCGGCGTCCGTCCCGTGCCGCGCCCCGCCGCGGTCCCGTCCGCGGCCCTCGACCTGCTCTCCCAGGCGCACGACGGCCTGGTGGAGGCCGCCGCCCTCGAAGCCCCCCACGAGCGGTACGCCACGGCGCACCTCGCCGCCCTGCGCACCGCCGCCGCGGTCCTCGCCGTCCGCGGCCGCCCGGAGACCACGGAGCGGCGCCGCCGCCGCATCCGCAGCGCCTGGGAGGTCCTCCCGGAGGTCGCGCCGGAACTGTCCGAATGGAGCGCGCTGTTCGCCTCCGGCGCGGCCCGCCGGGCCCGCGCGGAGGCGGGCATCCCCTCGGCGGCGACGGCCCGTGAGGCGGACGACCTGCTGCGGGACGCGGCGGTGTTCCTGCGGCTGGTGGAGGCGGAGCTGTCCGTGCCGCGGCGACTGCCGCGCGAGGCGGGCTGAGGCGCGGGTGGTGGCTCCTGCCCTGCCCCTTCCCGTAACCGGGGGCTCCGCCCCGGGCCCCGGTCCTCAAACTCCCCCAGCTACCGCTGGGAGGTGCCCCCGGACGGGCTGAAATCAGCCCGTCCGGCGCTTGAGGACACCGCGCGGAGCGCGGAAAAAGGGGGGCCGGGGAAACACCCCCGGTTCGGGAAGGGGCGGGGCCGGGGAAAGGACACCTCCACCCCACCACCCGCGGAGGCGGTCTGTCGCTCGCGCCCGCTCCCGCGCAAACTGTTCCGGTTCCGCCACCCTCGGCGAGCGGCCCGCGTCGTCGTCGGAGGCGCACGATCCGGCCCATTAGGCTGGGAGCCGCACGCCCAGGTCAGCCGGGCGTCCGCGTCGGCTGTCCGGCCGTTCCACCCCTTTCGTCGCACTGTCGAGGAGCCACCCGCCGTGTCAGACCCGCTGCGCCCCCGGGCGTCCCTCCGTACCGCCGTGGTCTGGGAGGTCCTGCGGGACGCCCTGGACCGCCGGGTCAAGGCCGCCGGGCGGGATACCGGAGGTGTGCTGGAGGTCCTCGACACCGGCGGCGGCTCCGGCAAGTTCGCGGTGCCGGTCGCCCGCCTCGGCCACCATGTGACCGTCGTGGACCCGAGCCCCAACGCCCTGTTCGCGCTGGAGCGCCGGGCCGCCGAGGCCGGTGTCGCCGACCGCGTGCGCGGTGTCCAGGGCGACGCCCACGGCCTCTTCGACGTCGTGGAGCGCGGCGCCTACGACGCCGTCCTGTGCCACGGCGTGCTGGAGTACGTGGACGAGCCCGCCGAGGGCGTCCGCAACGTCGTCGAGGCGCTCCGTCCCGCCGGCACCCTCAGCCTGCTGGCCGCGGGCCAGGGCGGCGCCGTGCTCGCCCGCGCCCTCGCCGGTCACTTCGCCGAGGCCAAGCAGGTCCTCACCGACCCCACGGGCCACTGGGGCACCGGCGACCCCGTCCCGCGCCGGTTCACCGCCGACCAGCTGTCCGCGCTGGTCACCGCGGCCGGCCTGGAGGTCGGGGCGGTGCACGGCGTGCGGGTCTTCGCCGATCTGGTGCCGGGCGTGCTGCTCGACGCCGAGCCCGGCGCCATGGCCGCCCTGCTGGAGCTGGAGGCCGTCGCCGCCGAGCTGCCCGCCTTCCACTCCGTGGCCACTCAACTGCACGTCCTGGCCGAGCGTGGCTGACCGCGCGCGGTAGGTCACAGGCCACCCGATCAGCCGCTTCGCCCCGTATGATCGGGGGACACCGTCCGGCATGGCGTATCGGCGGAGCGGGAATGTACGTCTCGACACCACCGATCGCCAGGCCGGCAGCGGTGGGCGGATTGGCGCAGAGGGGCGGGTTTCACGGGGGCGATTCCCTGCCTATCCTTGGAAGGGCCGCACCCCGGTCGCCCCCCGCGACCGACGAGTAGGAGGACTCCGTGCCGCTCTCGGAGCACGAGCAGCGCATGCTCGAGCAGATGGAGCGAGCGCTGTACGCCGAAGATCCCAAGTTCGCGACAGCGCTCGAGGGCAGCGGCCTGCGCACGTACACCCGGCGACGGGTCTACCAGGCGGTCGCCGGATTTCTGGTGGGCATCGCGCTCCTCATGACCGGCGTGATGATTCCGGGGCAGTACTGGATCAGCGTGGTGGGCTTCCTCGTGATGCTGGGGTGCGCGGCACTGGCCGTCACCGGCTGGCGCAAGGCCCCGAGGCCCGGTGACCGGCGAGGCGCCGCGGGCCCCATGGCGGGCCCGAGCCGCGGCCAGGCCCGGCAGCGCCGGACCGTGATGGACCGCATCGAGCAGCGCTGGCAGCGCCGACGCGACGAGCAGGGCCACTGAGCCCCTTCTCTTTTTGAACTATGCCTTTCGGCGTGGGGCCGGGACAGGATGTCCCGGCCCCACGCCGTTTCCGTTTCCGCTTCGCCCCTGACGCCGCCTGACGGCTCGTCAGCCGCGCGGGCGGGCCGGGCGCAGGGCCGCCCCCGCCCGGCGCCAGAGGGCCGCGGGCCGGCCCGTCCGCAGCCGCTCGGCCGCCGCGGACCGGCGCCGGGCGAGCTCCCACAGCACCCGGGCCGCGGAGCGCGGTGCCAGGGACGCCCGCAGCCGGGCACCCCGCCCCGCGTGGGCCCGCAGCCCGGCCAGGACGCGGCCGACGTCGCCCGCCAGCCCGTCGGCCGGCCGCGGCCGGGGCGCGTACAGCACCTGCTCGACCGCCGTGGCGACCCGGCCCGCGGACTCGGCGGCGGCCCCCTCCAGCCCTCCGAGCCGGACGATCCGCTCCGCCGCGCTCCGCGGCGACCGGGCCTCGTCGGGCGCGATGCCGTAGTCCCAGGCGGAGTCGGTGAGCTCCCGCCAGGCCGCCAGGGTGCGCTCCGCCACCACGGCGTCCCGCTCCGCCACCGGGGCCGGGTCGTCCCCGGTCCCCGGAGCCGGGCCCTCCGGCGCCCGGCCCGCCCGCCCGCGCCGCCGGGGCGCGGTGGCCGCGAGCCTGCGGGCCCGGACCCGCCCGCGCCACAGCAGCGGCAGCAGGGGCAGCGCCGCCACGGCCAGGACGGCCACCGCGATACCCGCCACCGCGCCCGGCGAGAGGCCGTCGTCGGTCGTGCCACCGCCGCCCGCCTGCCGCGCCGGCGGCACACAGCCCTCCTGCTTCTTCATCTGCGCCGTGCAGCGGTCGTCCGCCGCCGGCGGCGCGGCCGGTGCCGCGGAACGGTCCGGCACCGGGCTCGGCGCACCGGGGTCGACCGCGGACGGCTGCTGGGAGACGGTGTACTCGGGCGCCGAGCCCCGGCTGGGCGTCGGCTCGAAGCGGGTCCAGCCCGCCCCTCGAAATACAGCTCGGGCCAGGCGTGCGCGTCCTTGGAGCCGACGGACACCGAGCCGTCCGCCTGCGGGGTGCCCGGCATGAAGCCGACCGCGACCCGGGCGGGGATGCCCAGCGTCCGGGCCATGGCGGCCATCGAGAAGGAGAAATGGACACAGAAGCCCCGCTTGTCCTTCAGGAACTTCGCGACGGCCTGGCCGTCGCTGCCCGAGTCGACCTCCGTGTCGTACCGGAAGCCGCCGTCGACCGCGAACCAGTCCTGGAGCCGCACCGCCTGCTGATAGGCGTTGGCCGAGCCGGCCGTCACCTCCCGGGCCGTCCGGGCCACCACCGACGGCAGCGACGAGGGCACCTTGGTGTACTCGCGCAGCACCTGGGTGGGCGGCGCGGGCGCCTCCGCGAGCTGCTCGGCCGTCGGCTCCACCAGCAGGCTCGACACCTGATAGCGCAGGCCCCGGGTCGTCTGCCCGCGCTCGCCCACCAGGGCGCGGCCCTCCGGCTCGTACCGCCACCGGCCGTCGGCCCGCACCCGCTCGGCGGGGTAGGGGAGCGGGAGGTAGTTCTGCGCGTACGAACCGGAGGCGGCGACGGAGGTGTTGACCAGGTCCGCGCGGACGTCGGGGGCGAGGCCGGCCGGGGTGGGCAGCTCGTCCGGCAGGTCCGTCAGCCGGCGGTCGGAGGAGCGCCACGAGGAGCCGTCGAACTGGTCGAGGGCGACGATGCGCAGATACAGGTCGCGGGTGTTCGCCGTGGAGGTGCGGTAGCGCATCACCTCGCGGTTCACCGGCTGCTTCAGGCTGTCCTGGAGCGCGACGAGCGGCTTGACCGAGGTGACCCCGTCGGCGCCGCCGCCGGACCCGCCGCTCCGGCCGGGGGACTCCAGCAGACCGCTGTCCATCGTCGGCAGCATGGCCGGCACCACCAGCGCGATGCCCAGCACGAGCGCGCCGATCCGCCGGCCCGTGCGCACCGGGGCGGGCACGGAGCCCGCCGGGGCGAAGCCGGAGCCGCCCGCCCCGCCGCCGAACACCCGGCCCCACCGGGCGAGCCGGTCCCGGCCCTCGGCCAGCAGCAGCACCAGATACCCGGCCGCCGCCACCAGGAACCACAGCCAGTCCGTGCCGTCCTTCGCCAGCCCGGCCGCCACGGAGTAGAGCGCCAGCAGGGGCAGACCCGCGGGCGCGGCGACGCCGTACGTCACCGCCAGGGCGTCCACGACCAGGCCGACCACCAGCACGCCGCCGACCAGCAGCAGCCTGATGCCCGTCGTCGCCGGGGCGGGGATGGCGTACCGGCCGACGTCCTCGGCGCCCTCCTGGACCAGCTGGCCGAACTCGCGGAAGGCGTCCGGGCCCGGCAGCAGCCCGCCGACCGCCCGGGAACCGGCGAAGACCACGGTGAGCAGCAGCAGGCCCGCCAGGGCCTGCGCGGCCACCGTCAGGGGCCGGGCCAGCGGCACCCGGCGGCCGAGCACGCCCACCGCCGTCTGCACGGCCAGCAGCAGCGCGGCCTGGAGGATCCAGCCCGACCTCTCGACGAGCGGCAGCAGCGCGCAGGCCGCCGCCAGGGTGGCCAGCGCGGCGCACACCGCCAGCCGCATCCGCCCGCTCACGCGACGCCTCCCCGCTGCCCCGCCGTGCCCGAGGGGGCGCCCGCCAGCCGCCACAGCTCGGGCAGCGAGGCGCCCGGGGCGACGGGCAGCGCCGCCCAGCCCGCCTCGCGCAGCACCCGCAGCCGCCCCTCGGCGGCCTCCCGGGCCCGGGGGTCGTGGGCGCGGGCGTCCGCCGCCCAGGCCGCCGGGTCCAGCACGAAGGCCACCGCCGCGCGGCTGCGCCCGCGCATCCGCGCGACCACCGCCGTCTCCGCCTCGTCGAGCCCGCCCAGGAACGCCACCAGCAGCCCCTCACCGCCGCGGAGCAGCGCGTCGTACGCGGGCGACAGGCCGTCGCCCGCGGAGTGGTCGACCACCGCCAGGGTGTCCAGCATCAGGCCCGCCGCGTCCGAGGTGCCGTGGGCGCCGCCCCCGCCGTCCGGGCCGGGCAGCACACCGCCCGTGTCCGTCAGCAGCCGCACCGCGAACCCCCGCTCCAGCAGATGGACGGCGGCCGAGGCCGCCCCGGACACCGCCCACTCGAAGGGGGCGTCCGGCCCCACGCCCTCGTAGGCGACGGCGCGGGTGTCCAGCAGGACCGTGCAGTGCGCCCGCTGCGGCTGCTCCTCGCGGCGCACCATCAGCTCGCCGTGGCGCGCGGTGGAGCGCCAGTGCACCCGGCGCAGGTCGTCGCCGTGGCGGTAGCCGCGCGGGATGACGTCGTCCTCGCCGGCCAGGGCGAGCGACCGCAGGCGGCCGTCGCCGTGACCGGAGGCCTCGCCGCCGAGGCGCACCGGGGGCAGCGGATCGACGCGCGGGACGACCGTGAGGGTGTCGAAGGCGCTGAAGCCGCGGGTGAGCTCGCACATGCCGAAGGGGTCCGTCAGCCGCAGCTGGAGCGGGCCGAGCGGATAGCGCCCGCGCAGCTCGGAGCGGACCCGGTAGGCCACCTCGCGCCGGCCGCCGGGCTCCACCCGGTCCAGCACGAAGCGGGGGCGGGGCCCCAGGACGTACGGCACCCGGTCCTGGAGCATCAGCAGGCCCGTGGGCAGCCGGGAGACGTTGTCGATCCGGAGGTGCACCCGGGCCTCGGCGGCCGTGGACACCCGGGCGGGCGTGAGCCGCCGGCTGCCCGTGACCCGGTGGCGGGTGCCGTGCAGCACCAGCACGCACACCAGCGGCAGCACGGCCAGCAGCAGCCCCACCCGCAGCAGGTCGGACTGGCCCAGGACGTACGCGCAGCCGGCCGCGGCGACGCCGGCGGCGAGGAACGAGCGGCCGCGGGTGGTCAGCCCGCCGAGCGCGGCCCACAGGCCCCGGAGATATCCCGGGTCCGGCTCCCGCGCCCCGTCGCCGGGCAGGCCGGCCCCCGGGGCGCTCTCCCCCCGGTCCATCACAGCCTCCGCGCGCCCGGGGGCCGCTGGCCGTTGGACGCCCAGCGGTGCTGTGCGGCCGGGTCGGGCACGGGGATGCGCTGGAGGAGCTCCAGGACGATCTGCTCGGCCGTGCGGCGGCCGAGCTGGGCCTGCGCCGTGGGCAGCAGCCGGTGCGCGAGCACCGCGACGGCCAGCGCCTGGACGTCGTCGGGCAGGGCGTACTCCCGGCCGGCCAGGGCGGCGGCGGCCTTCGCGGCCCGCACCAGGTGGAGCGTCGCGCGCGGCGACGCGCCGAGTCTCAGCTCGGGGTGATGGCGCGTCGCGGCGACCAGGTCCACCGCGTAGCGGCGGACGGAGTCGGCGACGTGCACCGTGCGGACCGCGTCGACCAGCTTGAGGATGTCGTGGGCGTGGGCCACCGGCTGGAGGTCGTCCAGCGGGGCGACGACGCCGTGGGCGTCGAGCATCCGCATCTCGGCCTCGGGGCTGGGGTAGCCCATCGAGACCCGGGCCATGAAGCGGTCGCGCTGCGCCTCGGGCAGCGGGTAGGTGCCCTCCATCTCGACCGGGTTCTGGGTGGCCACCACCATGAACGGGCTGGGCAGTTCGTAGGTGTGGCCGTCGACGGTGACCTGCCGCTCCTCCATCGACTCCAGCAGCGCCGACTGGGTCTTGGGCGAGGCGCGGTTGATCTCGTCGCCGATCACGATCTGGGCGAAGATCGCGCCGGGCTTGAACTCGAAGTCCCGCCGCTGCTGGTCGAAGACGCTCACGCCCGTGATGTCGGACGGGAGGAGGTCCGGGGTGAACTGGATGCGCCGCACCGAGCAGTCGATGGACCGGGCCAGCGCCTTGGCGAGCATCGTCTTGCCCACCCCGGGGACGTCCTCGATCAGCAGGTGCCCCTCGGCGAGCAGGACCGTCAGCGAGAGCCGTACGACCTCCGGCTTGCCCTCGATCACACCCTCCACCGCCCTGCGGACCCGCTCGGCGGTGGTGGTCACATCGCTGAGGCTCGCTCGCTCGTCATACGTCGTCACCCGGCCCTCCTCGGCCCTCCTGCGGGCCGGGCCCGACACACGGACCCGGCCCACCCCGAAATACGGACACCGCGCACACCGCGGAAAAGCGGCCACCGCGCCCACTCCACGCATTCTGGCCGCCTGCGCGGTGTCCCGTCACCGCCTGTGGACAATCAGTCCTGAGGGTCGATCTCGCGCAGCAGACCCGTGGTGACGTCGAAGATGAATCCGCGCACGTCGTCGGTGTGCGGCAGGAACGGCGAGGTCCGGACGCGCTGCATGGACTGCCGGACATCCTGCTCCAGGTCCTTGAAGGCCTCCACCGCCCACGCCGGGCGCTGGCCGACCTCGGCCTCGATCTCGTGCCGGAAGTCCTCGGTCAGGCTGAGCAGGCCGCAGCCGGTGTGGTGGATCAGCACCACGGAGCGGGTGCCGAGCGCCCGCTGGCTGATGGTCAGCGAGCGGATGATGTCGTCCGTGACCACACCGCCGGCGTTGCGGATGGTGTGGCAGTCGCCGAGCTCGAGGCCGAGCGCGGCGTGCAGGTCGAGGCGGGCGTCCATACAGGCCACCACGGCGACCTTGAGGACGGGACGGGCGTCCATACCGGGGTCGGTGAACGCGGCGGCGTACTTGGCGTTGGCCTGGACGAGACGGTCGGTGACCGTGCCCTGGGAGGGGGCGCGATCGCTTTCGGAGCTCTGAGGCGCCGGCTGGGACGCGGATATCGACATATGAACGAAGGTAGTCGGCGAACGGTCCTCAGGCTTGTTCCAGCGCCGACAAAATACCCCTGACGTGCCCTCCTGTGAGGTAAGCCACAGGCCGGAGCGGTCTGCGGCCGTACGGGTGAGGGGCGCGCCGGACCGTGTCACCCAAGATCGACCCCGGCCGCCCGAAGCTCCGCCCGGGAGTCCGCCCGGAGCGCTCCGCACGCGCCCCGCGCCCGCGCCGGGACGCGCTCTCCGGTTGGTTGACCGAGGGGACGAGTGGACTAAAGTGGCGCGAAGTGGGAGGCCTCACGCTCCCCTTGGATCCGAAAAACCCACACGTGCGCGACGCGGACGTACCTCTCGGCCTCCTCCCGCTCCCCGGTCGCCTGGCGTCACTTCCCCGGTGCCAGACCGGCCGCTTCCCCTTGGGGCGGGTGGGGACCCAGCGGTACGTGCGCCCCGCGCCCCCTCCGGATTCGCCGTGCACACGCCGAACCGGGCCGAATCTCAGAAGGGCGCATGAGCAGCAACGCGCGACACGTCCCCGTCATGCTCCAGCGCTGCCTGGACATGCTCGCTCCCGCTCTCACCGAGCCCGGCGCCGTCGTCGTCGACTGCACCCTGGGCGCGGGCGGCCACAGCGAGGCGCTGCTCACCCGGTTCCCGGAGGCCCGGCTCGTGGCCCTCGACCGCGACCCCACCGCCCTCGCGCTGGCCGGCGAGCGGCTGGCCCCCTTCGGCGACCGCGCCACCCTGGTCCGCGCCGTCTACCACGAGCTGCCCGACGTGCTGGCCCGGCTCGGCATCCCCCGCGTCCAGGGCGTCCTCTTCGACCTCGGCGTCTCCTCCATGCAGCTGGACGAGGCCGACCGCGGCTTCGCCTACGCCCAGGACGCCCCCCTGGACATGCGGATGGACCAGACCACCGGCATCAGCGCGGCCGACGTCCTCAACACCTACGCCCCCGGCGACCTGGTGCGCATCCTGCGCAGCTACGGCGAGGAGAAGCAGGCCAAGCGGATCGTCGAGGCCGTCGTCAAGGGGCGCGCCAAGGAGCCCTTCACCAACAGTGCCCGGCTCGTCGAGCTCATCCGCGACGCGCTCCCGCAGGCCGCCAAGCGCCACGGCGGCAACCCCGCCAAGCGGACCTTCCAGGCCCTGCGCATCGAGGTCAACGCCGAGCTGGCCAGCGTCGAGGCGGCCATCCCGGCCGCCGTCGCCGCCCTCGCCGTCGGCGGCCGGATCGCCGTGCTCTCCTACCAGTCGCTGGAGGACCGCATCGTCAAGCAGGTCTTCGCCGCCGGCGCCGCCACCACCGCGCCCCCCGGACTGCCCGTCGTGCCCGAGCGCTACCAGCCCCGGCTGAAGCTGCTCACCCGGGGCGCGGAGCTGCCCACCGAGGAGGAGGTCGCCGAGAACCGGCGGGCCGCCCCCGCCCGGCTGCGCGGCGCCG from Streptomyces albireticuli carries:
- a CDS encoding phytoene desaturase family protein, whose translation is MARIAVIGAGTGAMAAAARLAVAGHRVAVYERAETHGGGVGRLAREGFAFDTGPGLLHLPAVYRDLFVKTGKESLEHSVELVQVDPASGHVFADGTAVSLPNASRAGVVRALDEAVGAGAGERWSELVNRAREVWDATRRPLLEEPLRAGPAAREALARDPYPAVRRRGLFRRNAPATLASVAERELTDPRLVALLESHALAYGLDPRRAPASATVLPYMEQTFGSWYVRGGMRGLADALHARCVARRVEFRFAAEVVRVLEKDGRAAGVELAGGERAEADMVVAAVSPGRLTALAPDAAGGRPHSAGPVPPGRFSVFLALRGGRPEGTAHRTVVHTPDRGAELAGIFDEARAGDGLRYRPTVTVLRPDDAGTRPDDGHEAVTLTATVAPHGAVDWTDERAVTGFAERMTDAAEAAVPGLRERLLWREVRTPADTEATTGAEGGGVPAPVLAGAEGAFLRPGNATDVPGLYLAGGFAHPGGGLAHAGMSGAMVAGLIVDGADWRGSQ
- a CDS encoding TetR/AcrR family transcriptional regulator, with protein sequence MDSSSTRRRNTRRKLFEAAVTLIAEQGFSSTTVDEIAERAGVAKGTVYYNFASKTVLFEELLRHGMELLAESLQQAADEMAGRGGGRVDALDAMIRAALDFIARYPALTRLYVAELWRTNRAWQPTLTEVRQRTIAVIESILREAVAAGELGPEVDIPLTASALFGMVLVAALDWQSFQPERSIDDVHAALSRLLQGRVGGGAR
- a CDS encoding SAV_6107 family HEPN domain-containing protein, translating into MARSASGVRPVPRPAAVPSAALDLLSQAHDGLVEAAALEAPHERYATAHLAALRTAAAVLAVRGRPETTERRRRRIRSAWEVLPEVAPELSEWSALFASGAARRARAEAGIPSAATAREADDLLRDAAVFLRLVEAELSVPRRLPREAG
- a CDS encoding methyltransferase yields the protein MSDPLRPRASLRTAVVWEVLRDALDRRVKAAGRDTGGVLEVLDTGGGSGKFAVPVARLGHHVTVVDPSPNALFALERRAAEAGVADRVRGVQGDAHGLFDVVERGAYDAVLCHGVLEYVDEPAEGVRNVVEALRPAGTLSLLAAGQGGAVLARALAGHFAEAKQVLTDPTGHWGTGDPVPRRFTADQLSALVTAAGLEVGAVHGVRVFADLVPGVLLDAEPGAMAALLELEAVAAELPAFHSVATQLHVLAERG
- a CDS encoding DUF3040 domain-containing protein, producing the protein MPLSEHEQRMLEQMERALYAEDPKFATALEGSGLRTYTRRRVYQAVAGFLVGIALLMTGVMIPGQYWISVVGFLVMLGCAALAVTGWRKAPRPGDRRGAAGPMAGPSRGQARQRRTVMDRIEQRWQRRRDEQGH
- a CDS encoding DUF58 domain-containing protein; its protein translation is MDRGESAPGAGLPGDGAREPDPGYLRGLWAALGGLTTRGRSFLAAGVAAAGCAYVLGQSDLLRVGLLLAVLPLVCVLVLHGTRHRVTGSRRLTPARVSTAAEARVHLRIDNVSRLPTGLLMLQDRVPYVLGPRPRFVLDRVEPGGRREVAYRVRSELRGRYPLGPLQLRLTDPFGMCELTRGFSAFDTLTVVPRVDPLPPVRLGGEASGHGDGRLRSLALAGEDDVIPRGYRHGDDLRRVHWRSTARHGELMVRREEQPQRAHCTVLLDTRAVAYEGVGPDAPFEWAVSGAASAAVHLLERGFAVRLLTDTGGVLPGPDGGGGAHGTSDAAGLMLDTLAVVDHSAGDGLSPAYDALLRGGEGLLVAFLGGLDEAETAVVARMRGRSRAAVAFVLDPAAWAADARAHDPRAREAAEGRLRVLREAGWAALPVAPGASLPELWRLAGAPSGTAGQRGGVA
- a CDS encoding AAA family ATPase gives rise to the protein MTTYDERASLSDVTTTAERVRRAVEGVIEGKPEVVRLSLTVLLAEGHLLIEDVPGVGKTMLAKALARSIDCSVRRIQFTPDLLPSDITGVSVFDQQRRDFEFKPGAIFAQIVIGDEINRASPKTQSALLESMEERQVTVDGHTYELPSPFMVVATQNPVEMEGTYPLPEAQRDRFMARVSMGYPSPEAEMRMLDAHGVVAPLDDLQPVAHAHDILKLVDAVRTVHVADSVRRYAVDLVAATRHHPELRLGASPRATLHLVRAAKAAAALAGREYALPDDVQALAVAVLAHRLLPTAQAQLGRRTAEQIVLELLQRIPVPDPAAQHRWASNGQRPPGARRL
- a CDS encoding beta-class carbonic anhydrase, producing MSISASQPAPQSSESDRAPSQGTVTDRLVQANAKYAAAFTDPGMDARPVLKVAVVACMDARLDLHAALGLELGDCHTIRNAGGVVTDDIIRSLTISQRALGTRSVVLIHHTGCGLLSLTEDFRHEIEAEVGQRPAWAVEAFKDLEQDVRQSMQRVRTSPFLPHTDDVRGFIFDVTTGLLREIDPQD
- the rsmH gene encoding 16S rRNA (cytosine(1402)-N(4))-methyltransferase RsmH yields the protein MSSNARHVPVMLQRCLDMLAPALTEPGAVVVDCTLGAGGHSEALLTRFPEARLVALDRDPTALALAGERLAPFGDRATLVRAVYHELPDVLARLGIPRVQGVLFDLGVSSMQLDEADRGFAYAQDAPLDMRMDQTTGISAADVLNTYAPGDLVRILRSYGEEKQAKRIVEAVVKGRAKEPFTNSARLVELIRDALPQAAKRHGGNPAKRTFQALRIEVNAELASVEAAIPAAVAALAVGGRIAVLSYQSLEDRIVKQVFAAGAATTAPPGLPVVPERYQPRLKLLTRGAELPTEEEVAENRRAAPARLRGAERIREEAP